A region of Lycium barbarum isolate Lr01 chromosome 3, ASM1917538v2, whole genome shotgun sequence DNA encodes the following proteins:
- the LOC132629792 gene encoding uncharacterized protein LOC132629792 isoform X4 — protein sequence MSLKLQHHNLPSSSSSSPWPSVKAVRSYYFSRKAVGLDHLIYNQCNTRRRCHTKLYLLPGGNRDLICILPDSMKRRINSRTSRILHLLPFASAEDGVSVNGSPRPTTSSDMGEMRLKLDLSVQDEENASGLVQSLHDAARVIELGIRQQGSSSRVSWFSTAWLGGDRTGWIKVLSYQASVYSILQAANEISSRGDERDNDINAFTQRSLSRQSAPLESVIRDSLSAKQPEAYDWFWSEQIPAVVTTFVNYFEKDQRFASVTAVTRKQTSLSPGNASDVSLLMLALSCIAAIMKLGAAKLSCPQFSSLIPDTLGRLMDMLVEFIPFRQAYHSVKPIGLRREFLVHFGPRAAACRVQNDSGTEEVIFWVSLVQKLLQRAIDRERIWSRLTTSESIEVLEKDLAIFGFFIALGRSTKAFLSENGFDTLDEPIEELIRYLIGGSVLYYPQLASISSYQLYVEVVSEELDWLPFYPGITANSIRTIRHKSKQEVPPNLEAIPLVLDVCSYWIQSFIKYSKWLENPSHVKAARFLSTGHNKLKKCREDLGIEKTRVGAHSQIKKETDSFDKALESVEEALVRLEVLLQELHMSSASSQKEHLKAACSELERIRRLKKEAEFLEVSFRTKAAFLQQLFFLVLMYV from the exons ATGTCGTTGAAGCTCCAGCATCATAATCTTCCTTCCTCTAG TTCTTCTAGTCCATGGCCTTCAGTTAAAGCAGTGAGAAGCTATTATTTCAGCAGGAAAGCAGTAGGCTTGGATCACCTGATATACAATCAATGCAATACAAGGAGGAGATGCCACACAAAACTTTATTTGTTACCGGGTGGAAATCGTGATCTTATTTGCATATTACCTGATTCTATGAAACGTAGGATTAATTCTCGAACATCGAGGATATTACACCTATTGCCTTTTGCTTCTGCTGAGGATGGGGTGTCAGTTAATGGCAGTCCCAGACCAACTACTAGCAGTGATATGGGGGAAATGAGACTAAAACTAGATCTATCTGTGCAAGATGAAGAGAACGCTTCTGGACTTGTCCAATCACTGCATGATGCTGCAAGAGTAATTGAGCTGGGAATTAGACAACAAGGCTCATCATCCAGGGTATCCTGGTTTTCAACTGCCTGGTTGGGAGGTGACAGAACTGGTTGGATCAAGGTGCTATCTTATCAG GCATCTGTATATTCTATACTTCAAGCAGCAAATGAGATTTCATCTCGAGGAGATGAAAGAGATAATGATATCAACGCTTTCACGCAGAGGAG TTTATCGAGGCAATCTGCTCCTTTGGAGAGCGTGATTAGAGATAGTTTATCAGCCAAGCAACCTGAAGCTTATGATTGGTTTTGGTCCGAACAAATTCCAGCAGTGGTTACCACCTTTGTGAATTATTTTGAGAAGGATCAGCGATTTGCTTCTGTTACTGCAGT GACCCGAAAACAAACATCTTTGTCTCCTGGAAATGCGAGTGATGTATCACTCCTTATGCTTGCACTCAGTTGCATTGCAGCGATTATGAAACTTGGTGCTGCAAAACTGTCATGTCCACAATTTTCATCTCTTATTCCAGACACACTTGGAAGATTGATGGACATGCTTGTCGAATTTATTCCTTTCCGACAGGCTTATCATTCTGTGAAGCCTATTGGTCTGCGCAGAGAATTTCTTGTCCACTTTGGTCCCAGAGCTGCAGCATGTAGAGTACAAAATGATTCAGGAACTGAAGAGGTTATATTCTGGGTGAGTCTTGTCCAAAAGCTGCTTCAACGAGCTATAGATCGAGAGAGAATATGGTCCAGACTCACTACAAGTGAGAGTATCGAG GTTCTGGAAAAGGATCTGGCTATATTTGGTTTCTTTATTGCTTTGGGAAGAAGCACAAAGGCTTTTCTTTCTGAAAATGGATTTGATACCCTTGATGAGCCGATTGAAGAATTAATTAG GTATCTAATTGGGGGCAGCGTACTATATTATCCTCAACTTGCATCAATAAGCTCTTATCAACTGTATGTGGAG GTTGTGAGTGAAGAGCTAGACTGGCTTCCTTTTTATCCAGGCATTACTGCTAATAGCATTCGCACTATTAGGCACAAAAGCAAACAAGAAGTTCCTCCAAATTTAGAAGCTATCCCTCTAGTATTAGATGTGTGCTCTTACTGGATCCAGAGTTTCATCAAATACAGTAAATGGCTGGAGAACCCTTCTCATGTCAAGGCAGCAAGATTTCTTTCAACTGG GCATAACAAGCTTAAGAAGTGCAGGGAAGATCTAGGAATTGAGAA GACTCGCGTGGGAGCTCATTCACAGATCAAGAAAGAAACAGATTCCTTTGATAAG GCACTGGAGAGTGTTGAAGAGGCTCTGGTAAGGCTAGAGGTATTGCTTCAGGAGCTGCACATGTCAAGCGCTAGTTCACAGAAGGAGCACTTGAAAGCAGCCTGTTCTGAACTTGAAAGGATACGAAGACTTAAAAAAGAGGCTGAATTTCTTGAGGTTTCGTTTAGAACAAAGGCTGCTTTCCTACAGCAG